One genomic region from Clarias gariepinus isolate MV-2021 ecotype Netherlands chromosome 22, CGAR_prim_01v2, whole genome shotgun sequence encodes:
- the rigi gene encoding probable ATP-dependent RNA helicase DDX58, with product MYEMEKESLRRYTQDIVQFLRPSYIQGFLTTYLDKESVEKILSKEKTSRTEAAQMLLDRMQDLEEVGWFQGFLDFLQTSEYTGLHLAISKWDFTELQDLSPHRKMLDLVEGSIIKNMKPGELLPHMSDCLRHRECEEIKALEEQKGCSAANGRLVDCLRDCDKSNWFKVFKLALENCQQYSALQVLEPDENGNCVQDCEENDVVMTTLCLEYREDSEGDDLMSSSETSLSEPCLGGVEGGVASVCERHTEKKLREYQKELAMVAYSGVNTIICAPTGCGKTIVAVAICEHHLKKYPETAKVVFMATKVEVYEQQYKLFKEHFSKEPDIRVTGVCGDMEDVSLPTLVSNTDVLVITPQILVNALQHGEVTSLETFTLLLLDECHNTTGKHPYNNIMGQYITTKNNTHTHRLPQVVGFTASVGIGSFKNVREAENNICQLCANLDARVITTVTEKIDELRSFVHTPEKDFFAVVPRTSDPFILIIKDIMNRIEQLASRAYPIGTVSQVQRGDYGSQMYEQWIVDVQKRCRLLQFTDYEEERRVCRALYTYTEHLRKYNDALIINEDARTKDALNFMDAFIKDISNAAPDQTEEQLIALYHDQHEQLRRLAAKGEENPKLQELKFILDEEYCNNEQTRTVLFVRTRALADALKKWIEETDSLKFLKPGVLIGKGRKSQRPGSGMTLTGQRGVLDSFKSSNQSKILIATSVADEGIDIPQCNLVLMYEYVGNVVKMVQVRGRGRAQGSKCILISSRQEQIDKEKLNMEREKLVEAAIKNLQSLPECLCAKVDRFQKEDIFRRAHANSCAEKPRTEGSYNLLCGKCKEFACLSDDIRVLQESHHIVLDRSIFNRCATEPHDKIKKFGNFTKKEKMYCSKCKHDWGIIASYMNIQDLPVLKICSFTVQDRVTKKQNCFRKWRDVTFHIPVFDITEMTVETWEPRT from the exons ATGTACGAGATGGAGAAGGAGTCTCTCCGCAGGTACACTCAGGACATCGTGCAGTTTTTACGGCCCTCTTACATCCAGGGATTCCTGACAACCTACCTGGATAAAG AGTCAGTGGAGAAGATTTTATCAAAGGAGAAGACGTCACGGACGGAGGCGGCTCAGATGCTGCTGGACAGGATGCAGGACCTGGAGGAGGTCGGCTGGTTTCAGGGCTTCCTGGACTTTCTGCAGACTTCAG agtacACAGGTCTCCACTTGGCCATCAGTAAGTGGGACTTCACAGAGCTGCAGGATCTGAGTCCTCACAGGAAGATGCTGGATCTGGTTGAGGGCTCCATCATTAAAAACATGAAGCCTGGAGAGCTGCTTCCACACATGAGTGACTGTCTCAGACATCGTGAGTGTGAGGAGATCAAAGCg ttggAGGAGCAGAAGGGGTGTAGTGCAGCAAATGGCCGGTTAGTGGACTGTCTGAGAGACTGCGATAAATCAAACTGGTTTAAAGTCTTCAAACTGGCACTGGAGAACTGCCAGCAGTACTCGGCTCTACAGGTTCTAGAGCCTg atgaAAATGGGAATTGTGTTCAGGACTGTGAGGAGAACGATGTTGTCATGACAACGTTGTGTTTAGAGTACCGAGAGGACAGTGAGGGGGACGACCTGATGAGCAGCAGTGAGACGAGTCTGTCTGAGCCGTGTCTAGGGGGAGTggagg GGGGCGTggccagtgtgtgtgagagacacacagagaagaAGTTGAGAGAGTATCAGAAAGAGCTCGCGATGGTCGCGTACAGCGGAGTCAACACCATCATCTGCGCTCCTACag GTTGTGGTAAAACCATCGTTGCCGTGGCGATCTGTGAGCATCACCTGAAGAAGTACCCTGAGACGGCCAAAGTGGTTTTCATGGCAACCAAAGTTGAGGTTTATGAGCAACAGTACAAACTGTTCAAGGAGCACTTTAGCAAGGAGCCAGACAtcag ggtGACAGGCGTGTGTGGGGACATGGAGGACGTGTCTCTGCCCACCCTGGTGTCCAACACCGACGTGTTGGTGATAACTCCTCAGATCCTGGTGAACGCTCTGCAGCACGGTGAAGTGACGTCGCTCGAGACCTTCACACTGCTGCTGCTGGACGAGTGTCACAACACCACCGGAAAACACCCGTACAACAACATCATGGGCCAGTACATCACCaccaaaaacaacacacacacacacagactgccTCAG GTGGTCGGTTTCACGGCGTCAGTTGGTATCGGGAGTTTTAAGAACGTTCGTGAGGCTGAGAacaacatctgccagctgtgtGCGAACCTGGACGCCCGGGTCATCACCACGGTTACCGAGAAAATCGATGAACTCAGGTCGTTCGTACACACACCTGagaaag actttTTTGCAGTTGTACCGCGCACCTCAGATCCCTTCATTCTCATCATCAAAGACATCATGAACCGCATCGAACAGCTGGCTTCAAGAGCCTACCCTATTG gcACTGTCTCCCAGGTACAGAGAGGTGATTATGGTAGTCAGATGTATGAGCAGTGGATTGTGGATGTACAGAAACGCTGCAGGCTGCTACAGTTCACCGACTACGAGGAGGAGCGCAGAGTCTGCCGAGCACTGTATACCTACACGGAACATCTCAGG AAATATAACGATGCTCTGATCATTAACGAGGACGCTCGCACTAAAGACGCGCTGAACTTCATGGACGCGTTCATCAAGGACATCAGTAACGCCGCCCCGGACCAAACCGAGGAGCAGCTCATCGCCTTATACCACG ATCAGCATGAGCAGCTGCGGCGTTTGGCTGCTAAAGGAGAAGAAAACCCCAAACTGCAGGAGCTCAAGTTCATCCTGGATGAAGAATACTGCAACAATGAGCAGACCCGCACTGTGCTGTTCGTCAGGACCCGCGCCCTCGCTGAT gctcTAAAAAAGTGGATAGAGGAGACAGATTCATTGAAATTTCTGAAGCCTGGAGTCCTGAttggaaaaggaagaaaatcacaACGGCCTGGGTCAg gtatgaCTCTGACTGGACAGAGGGGTGTGCTTGACTCCTTTAAGAGCTCTAATCAGAGTAAGATTCTCATCGCCACCTCCGTCGCTGACGAGGGCATCGATATTCCACAATGCAACCTGGTGCTCATGTATGAATACGTTGGCAACGTTGTCAAGATGGTGCAGGTTCGAG gacgAGGCAGAGCTCAGGGCAGCAAGTGTATCCTGATCTCCAGCAGGCAGGAGCAGATTGATAAAGAGAAACTtaacatggagagagagaagctGGTGGAGGCGGCGATTAAAAACCTGCAGAGCTTACCTGAGTGTCTGTGTGCCAAG gtggatCGGTTCCAGAAGGAGGACATTTTCCGCAGAGCCCATGCGAACTCTTGTGCAGAGAAACCTCGGACTGAGGGGAGTTACAACCTCCTGTGTGGAAAATGCAAGGAGTTTGCCTGTTTAAGTGACGACATACGGGTGCTACAG GAATCTCACCACATCGTGCTGGATCGCTCCATATTTAATCGCTGTGCCACTGAACCTCACGATAAAATCAAGAAATTTGGCAACTTTACCAAGAAGGAGAAGATGTACTGTTCTAAGTGTAAACATGACTGGGGCATCATTGCCTCTTACATGAATATACAG GATTTGCCGGTGTTAAAGATCTGCAGTTTTACTGTTCAGGACCGAGTCACTAAGAAACAGAACTGTTTTAGGAAATGGCGTGATGTCACCTTCCATATACCGGTGTTTGACATAACAGAGATGACGGTGGAGACATGGGAGCCGAGAACATAG
- the LOC128510157 gene encoding uncharacterized protein LOC128510157: MANMSSSVCMETPHTHGHAHSYTPTTGRDFSLQMDSCMNPVLDYSAQMERYRSFANFYKNGAAPFPQAAKIARLATPIFPSPMTPWSCDNGMLWGRKPPAVNVNVNVNVNGAHAHAHAHRTAMPRAEPLNVHMPAKMSADNFLSPLSQVGGAECMNRLKVPQQTSGSGGGGGGGEAERGGATFGGFALPPGVIVMTTLHSGAGSSVATMTDSAFQIAADCQHSNSASCSGSNASTNASVSSNSSCSGGAAKRKRKRCGVCAPCRRLINCGVCSSCRNRKTGHQICKFRKCEELKKKPGSTVERASSVGSADTFRWFF; encoded by the exons ATGGCGAACATGAGCAgcagtgtgtgcatggagaCACCACACACCCACGGCCACGCCCACAGCTACACACCCACCACAGGACGGGACTTTTCCCTGCAGATGGACTCATGCATGAACCCTGTGCTGGACTACAGCGCGCAGATGGAACGCTACCGCTCCTTCGCTAACTTTTACAAAAACGGCGCCGCTCCGTTTCCTCAGGCGGCAAAAATCGCTCGTTTGGCAACGCCCATTTTCCCGTCGCCGATGACGCCATGGTCGTGCGACAACGGAATGCTTTGGGGCCGTAAGCCACCTGCAGTCAACGTCAATGTCAATGTAAACGTCAACGGGGCTCACGCACATGCTCACGCACACCGGACGGCCATGCCTCGGGCGGAGCCACTTAATGTTCACATGCCCGCCAAGATGTCTGCTGACAACTTCCTGTCTCCGCTCAGTCAAGTGGGCGGAGCTGAGTGCATGAACCGCCTCAAGGTGCCACAACAGACCAGCGGGAGTGGCGGAGGTGGCGGAGGCGGTGAGGCTGAAAGGGGTGGGGCTACATTTGGAGGGTTTGCTCTACCCCCTGGGGTTATCGTCATGACCACCCTGCACTCAGGGGCGGGCTCATCAGTGGCGACGATGACGGACAGCGCTTTTCAGATCGCTGCCGACTGCCAGCACAGCAACTCCGCGTCCTGCTCCGGGTCTAATGCTAGCACTAACGCTAGCGTCAGCAGTAACAGCAGCTGCAGCGGCGGAGCAGCCAAGAGAAAGCGAAAGCGGTGCGGTGTGTGCGCCCCCTGCAGGCGGCTCATCAACTGCGGCGTGTGCAGTTCTTGCCGGAACAGGAAGACCGGTCATCAGATCTGCAAGTTCAGGAAGTGTGAAGAGCTGAAGAAAAAACCAGGGAGCACAGTGGAG aGAGCCTCATCCGTGGGATCAGCAGACACGTTTCGCTGGTTCTTCTGA